A section of the Hevea brasiliensis isolate MT/VB/25A 57/8 chromosome 17, ASM3005281v1, whole genome shotgun sequence genome encodes:
- the LOC110658136 gene encoding probable WRKY transcription factor 27: protein MADWDLYAIVKSYTSSSSATNTAAAAATSNTDACAGQNAKVGENDLDCLASLTFEDEDPFSFPNLEQPIYNGWQELQNSYKPFVPTTTTGVQSNIPTSFVSDFGGFSCQNLPQFAQQQQLQLHHPPPPPPPPPTPPPPPPPPSPPPPPPLPLPPSPTPPLTNIPFGLHFNLSQQQSQHAQQQQNQRRQLHPLGPQRPEIIAPLLPSRATQSSASRSRKKKRHLKRQAMQVTAESLCNDMWAWRKYGQKPIKGSPYPRNYYRCSSSKGCAARKQVERSNTDPNMFIVNYTGDHTHPRPIHRNSLAGSTRNKFLSNQKPANKRSEEPSAGKAPCSSPLSATSLSPTTPLSAPIEHETANENIKITQAANMDGADLESQAMESDSNGDGDYYEDEDDILIPNRTFNEDMFKDLQELGTVGEGAFDNWKK from the exons ATGGCTGACTGGGATCTGTACGCCATAGTTAAGAGTTACACTAGCTCTAGCTCTGCCACAAACACTGCAGCAGCAGCAGCCACTTCAAACACCGATGCGTGCGCCGGTCAAAATGCCAAAGTTGGTGAGAACGATTTGGATTGTCTGGCCTCTTTGACTTTCGAAGATGAAGACCCTTTCTCTTTTCCCAATCTTGAACAGCCTATATACAATGGATGGCAAGAATTGCAAAATTCTTACAAGCCCTTTGTGCCTACCACCACCACCGGTGTTCAAAGTAATATTCCTACCTCTTTCGTTTCTGATTTTGGAGGATTTAGTTGCCAAAATCTGCCTCAATTTGCACAACAACAACAGCTGCAACTACACCATCCTCcaccacctcctccaccaccaccaacaccaccaccgccaccaccacccCCATCCCCACCCCCACCCCCACCCCTACCCCTACCCCCATCCCCAACCCCACCTCTCACTAATATACCCTTTGGCCTCCACTTCAATCTTAGCCAGCAACAATCTCAACATGCACAGCAACAGCAAAATCAACGGCGACAATTGCACCCTCTGGGTCCTCAAAGGCCTGAGATCATTGCTCCTCTCCTTCCTTCCCGAGCCACTCAATCATCGGCCTCAAGATCAAGGAAGAA AAAGAGACATTTGAAGAGGCAGGCGATGCAAGTAACAGCTGAGAGTCTCTGCAACGATATGTGGGCTTGGCGTAAGTATGGACAAAAACCCATCAAAGGCTCACCATATCCAAG GAACTACTATAGATGCAGCAGCTCCAAAGGGTGCGCAGCGAGAAAGCAAGTAGAGAGGAGCAATACAGATCCAAACATGTTCATCGTGAACTACACCGGTGACCACACCCACCCTCGTCCCATACATAGAAACTCACTCGCCGGGAGTACCAGAAACAAATTCCTAAGCAACCAAAAGCCTGCTAACAAGAGATCGGAGGAGCCAAGTGCTGGAAAGGCTCCCTGCTCGTCTCCCCTTTCGGCGACAAGTCTCTCTCCAACAACCCCACTGTCAGCTCCCATCGAGCACGAGACAGCGAATGAGAACATCAAAATTACACAGGCTGCAAATATGGATGGAGCTGACTTGGAGAGCCAGGCAATGGAAAGCGACAGTAATGGTGATGGTGACTATTATGAAGACGAGGATGATATTCTGATTCCTAATAGGACCTTTAATGAAGATATGTTTAAGGATTTGCAAGAGTTGGGTACTGTAGGCGAAGGAGCTTTTGATAATTGGAAGAAGTAA